The following DNA comes from Occultella kanbiaonis.
CTGCCGGGCGGCCCGCGGACGACCTCCTGATCCTGCCCGGCACGTTCTTCGTGCTCGGGGACACCGACGCCGAGGCCGAGGAGAAGTACGCCTGGCTCAAGCGCGCCCAGGTCACCGGGGCCACCGCACTCTCCCTGCTCGGCTACATCTGGGGCCAGGACCTGTCCCACCTCGATCCCGACGGCCCACTGCCGGACCTCGAGGCCACGGCGGTCGAGTTCGACGGCACCCGTGGAGCCGGCCTGAAGGAGGGCGGCCGCCGCAAGCTCGCCGAACAATGGCGCGCCCGGGCCGAGGCCGAGAACCTGTCCATCCGGGAGCTCGTGATCGCGCAGGAGGCGCGCCGCGGTTTCGTGGGGACGCCCGGCAAGGTCGCCGACCGGCTCGTCGAGTTCGTCCGCACCGGCGCCGTCGACGGCTTCAACATCTCGCCGTGGATCGTGCCGGACGGCCTCGATGACATCGTGGAGACGCTCGTGCCGGCGCTGCAGGAGCGTGGCGCCTACCGCACGGCCTACACCTCGACGACCCTGCGTGGTCACCTCGGGCTGCGCGCGCCGCTGAGCCACCGCGAGGCGGCCGGCGACATCGTCGACGCGGAGCAGATCGCCGGATGAGCGCCGTCACCGCACCGAGCCAGGTGCCCCCGCCGAGCCGCGCGTACCTCGATGCGCTCGCCGAGACCACCCGGCGTCGTACCGAGGCGTTCGTTCCGCTCGCCTCGCCGCACCCGGGTGCCCCGAGCTCCGCCGTCGAGAGCGTCCGGGCTCGCCTGACGCAGCGCTCCGGCGCCGTGCTCGACCTGGCCCACGCCGTCTTCGGCTACGCCGAGGAGGCGTTCGAGGAGGTCCGCAGCGTCGAGGCGATCGCCGCCACGCTGCGCGCCCACGGCGTGACGCCCGAGGTGGGCACCCATGGTCTGGCGACGTCGTTGCGGGCCTCGCTCGGGCCGGACGACGGCCCGACCATCGCGATCCTCGCCGAGTACGACGCCCTGCCGGAGATCGGTCACGCCTGCGGGCACCACCTGATCGCCGCCGCCGCGACCGGCGCCTTCCTCAGCCTGGCCGGCGAGGACCTGCCGGGCCGTGTGTTGCTGCTCGGCACCCCGGCGGAGGAGGGCAACAGCGGCAAGGAGCTGCTCGCCCGGGAGGGCTTCTTCGACGGCGTGGACGCAGCGATCATGGTGCACCCGTTCGGCTACGACGTGGTGGACCAGCCGTTCCTGGGCCGCCGTCAGCTCGTGGTCCGCTACCGCGGCGTCGCGGCGCACGCCTCGGCGCAGCCCTACATGGGCCGCAACGCCCTGGACGCGGTGGCCCTGAACTACCAGGCCGTCGGACTGCTGCGTCAGCACCTGCCGCCGAGCGACCGGGTGCACGGAGTGATCCGGGAGGGCGGTACCAGGCCCTCGATCGTGCCGGAGACGGCGGTCGTGGAGTACTACGTGCGGTCCGCGCAGGCCGCCACCCTCAGGGACCTCTCCGCACGGCTCGAGGACATCGCCAACGGCATCGCCCGGGCGACGGGCACGGTCGCCGAACTGACGTGGGACCCGAAGCCGTTCACCCTGCCGTTGCGTACCAACTCGCCGCTCGCGGCACGGTGGGCCGGGCACCAGGCGGCTCGCGGCCGAACCGTGCTCGCCGGTGGGGTGGTCCCCGAGGAGCTGGCCGCGTCCACCGACTTCGGGAACGTGAGCGTCCGGATCCCGTCGATCCACCCGATGATCGCGGTCTCCGATCCCGACGTCGCGCTGCACACCCGCGAGTTCGCGACCGCGGCCGGCTCCCCGGCCGGTGACGCCGCCGCCCTCGACGGCGCGGACGGCCTCGCCCTGACGGCCCTCGACTGGCTCCACGACGCCGACCTGCGCGCCGCCGTCCGTGCCGACTTCGAGGCCGCCGGCGGCGAGCTCGACGTGCCGGGCTACTTCGACTGACCCACTGCGACCGATACCCCCACCGACCCCACCGAGCAGGAGCACCCGCCATGACCGAACCCGTCGTGCACGTCATCCACGAGAACCCGGACTGGTTCGCGCCGTTCGCCGCCGCCTTCGAGGCCGACGGCGTGCCGTACCGGGAGTGGCTCCTCACCGGAGGCGCCCTCGACCTCGGCGAGGTGCCGCCGCCCGGGGTGTACTGGTCCCGGTTCAGCGCCTCCGCACACACCCGCGATCATGGGCACTCCAAGGAGCACACCCGGGCCGTGCTGGCGTGGGCCGAGGCCGCCGGGCGGCGGGTCGTGAACGGCCGGGGCGTGCTCGAGTTCGAGGTGTCCAAGGTGGTCCAGCTCGCGTCCCTGCGGGCCGCCGGGATCGACACCCCGCTCACCCGGGTGGTCATCGGCACAGACAACCTGCTCGCCGCGGCCACCGGCTTCCCGACGCCGTTCGTCACCAAGCACAACCAGGGCGGCAAGGGGCTGGGGGTACGCCGTTACGACGCGGTCGCGGACCTGGCCGCCGACCTCGCCTCGGGCGTCTACGAGGAGCCGGTCGACGGCGTCACCCTCCTGCAGGAGTATGTCGCCCCGGCGGACGGCTCGATCACCCGGGTGGAGATCGTCGGCGGAGAGTTCGTGTACGCGATCCGCGCGGACACGGTGCACGGCGGGTTCCAGCTCTGCCCGGCGGACGCGTGCGCCCTCGACCCGGAGACCGGCCGCCCGATCCTCCCGCCGGGGGCCACCCTCGCCCCCGTGCCCGGCCAGTCGCTCTTCTCACTGCGGGAGCACGTCGACCCGGCACTCGTCGAGTCCTACCTCGCGTTCACCGCGCGGCACGGCATCGAGATCGCGGGGATCGAGTTCCTCGAGTCCGCGGACGGTCGGGTGCTGACCTACGACGTGAACACGAACACCAACTACAACGCCGAGATCGAGGCGGTTGCCCCGCGCAGCGGACCCGGTCAGATCGCTCGGTACCTCGGCGCTCTGCTGGAGTTGGAGCGCTCGACAGGATCGGACGTCGAGGCATTGTGCGCCGGGTGAGCCGGCGCGACCACCGGCGAGGACCCACACTCGTACGCTGGGGCGGGTGAGACGAAGGAGCCGCAGGATGTTCGAAGGTTGGCGGGCGCGCCGACGCGAGAAGGCCGCGACGCAACGGTCGCGGGAGGGACGGCAACAGGTCATTGACGACGTGCGCGACGCCGTCGGCGCTGCCGACCCGGGCCGGGTGGAGGCGGCGACCAAGCAGGCGCTGGACGACGCCCTCTCGGGCGCCGCCGGACGCTCACTGACGGGCGCCCTGGACGTGCACGCGCGGACCGCGCTGCCCGACTTGAGGGCGACGCTCGACGACGCCATGGATGGCCAGGCGGTGCAACGGCTCGCCGAGGCGATCGACGCGGGCGCTGATGCGACCTCGACCCCGAACGACCTGCTCGAGGCGATCGAGAACTGGGCCGCCTACCTGGCCGACCCGGCGCGCGACCGCGCGCACTTGGAGAGCGTTCTGTGGCTCACGGTCCTGGCGCACGATGACACCGCGGCTGCACTCGAGACGGTACGTATACGGCTCGGCGTCGCCTGAAGACCCGAGGGCCCGCTCAGCCGGCCCGCCTCAGCGCTCGCTGCGAGCCAGCTTGGACGGCCACCAGATCGTGCGGCCGATCGAGTAGGACAACGCCGGGACGAGCAGCGAGCGCACCACGAGCGTGTCCAGCAGCACGCCGAACGCCACGATGAAGGCGAGCTGGGCGAGGAACAGGATCGGGATGACCGCCAGGGCAGCGAACGTGGCGGCGAGCACCACGCCTGCGGACGTGATCACGCCCCCGGTCAGGGACAGCCCCCGCAGGATGCCGGTCCGGGTGCCGTGCACGAGCGACTCCTCCCGGACCCGGCTCATCAGGAAGATGTTGTAGTCGATCCCGAGCGCCACCAGGAACACGAATCCGAAGAGGGGCACGGCCGGGTCCGCCCCCGGAAAGTCGAAGGCGTGGTTGAACACCAGCGCCGAGACCCCCATCGTCGCGCCGAAGGACAGCACGACGGTGGCGACCAGCAGCACCGGGGCGAGGATCGCTCGCAGCAGCACCATCAGGATCAGGGCGATGACGGCGAGGATGAGCGGGATCAGGAGGGTGCGATCCCGGGTGGAGGCGTCGTTGGAGTCCACGGCGGTGGCGGTGACGCCCCCGATCAGGATGTCGTCGCCGAGGCTCGCCCGTAGCTCGCGGACGGTGTCCTCGGCCGCGTCGGAGTCCGGCGGGTCCGTGAGGGTCGCCTGCAGCATCACGCGGCCGTCCACCTCGGTGAGGGCGGGGGCGGGCATGCCGTCCGCGAGCGGCTGCACGCCGTCGGCGCTCACCTGCGCGGTGCCGCTGGGCGAGTCCGCGCTGACCGCGGCGAGCGAGGCGACGCCCGGGTTCTCCAGGATCGTGGTCGCGACCGACTCGAGCTCGTCGGCGTCGGCGACCACGAGCGCGGGGCTGCCCGACCCACCGGGGAAGTGCTCGCCCAGTGCCTGCTGCCCGTCGCGGGCGTCCGAGGCCGTGAGCACGAAGTCGCTGCTCGCCACGCCCGACGCCTTGAGCTGGGGCACGAACGCGCAGGCGATGAGCAGCACGACGGCGGTGCCGATCCAGATCTGGTTCGGTCGCCGTGCGATGGCGCTGCTGAGGCGGGCCCACAGGCCCGTCGTGGGGACCTCGTCCTCGTCGCCGATGGTCGGGTCATACGCCGGCCGCCGCGGCCAGAACACGCCGCGGCCGGTCAGCAGCATCAGCGCCGGCAGCAGCGTGAGTGCGGCCAGCAGCGCGAAGGCGATCCCGATCGCGGCGACCGGGCCGAGCGACCTGTTGGAGTTCAGGTCGGACAGCAGCAGGCACAGCAGGGCGGCGATCACCGTGCCGCCCGAGGCGAGGATCGGCTCGAAGGAACCGCGCAGCGCCGCCTTCGTGGCGCCCCACGCGGTCGGGCTGCCGCGTAGCGCGTCCCGGTACCGGGCCACGTACAGCAGTGCGTAGTCGGTGGCCGCGCCGATGACGAGGATGAACAGGATGCCCTGGGTCTGACCGCTGAGCAGCACGATCCCGGCCTTGGCGAGCCACCAGACGGTCAGCAGCGCGGCGCACAGCGCGCTCAGGCTCGTGGTCAGCACCACCAGTGGCAGGAACGGGGACCGGTAGACGATCACGAGGATCACGAACACGGCCCCGAGGGCAACCATGAGCAGGATCCCGTCGATGCCCCCGAAGGCGTCGACCAGGTCCGCGGTGAACCCGGCCGGCCCGGTGACGTGCACCTGCACGCCGTCGGGTGGGTTCGCCCGAAGCTCGGCCCGCACCTCGTCGACGGCCACCGGGATGTCCGCGTCGGGATCGAGGGTCAGGAACACCTGCGCGGCCAGTCCGTCGGTCGACGGCACCGGAGGCGAGATCCCGTCGGTGACGCCGGAGACGTCGGTGAGGGCCGCCGTCGACTCCTGGATCTGGGCGAGCTGGTCCTCGGTGAGCTCCGTCTCGGAGGTGTACACGACGAACGCTGGGATGGCATCACTCCCGGCGAACTCGGAGAGGAGCGCCTGCACCTCGGTCGCGTCGGCGCTCGCCGGCAGGAAGGAGGTCTGATCGTTGGTCGAGACCTCGTCGACCCGGCCGAAGTACGGTCCGCCGATCGCCGCCGCGGCCAGCCACGCGCCGACCAGGAGCAGCGGGATCAGGATCCTCAGCCACCGTGAGGGTTGCGCGGTCGCTGGCGGTTCGTGCATCGTCGAGGTCCTCGACATCGGTCTCCTTGAGCATGGTGTGGCGGACGCTGTGGATCGGAGTCAGGTCGTCAGGGCGCGCCAGATCGATGAGGAAGCCCACGACGTAGTTGATCAGAAGGATCTTCGTCCAGCCACCGCGGTCACGGTCACGGTCACGGTCACGGAGGCGAGCGTAGGGCAGCACGGCCTGCACGGCGCCGAAGGCGTGGGAGACGATTCCCCAAGCCCCGCGGACAGCACGGTCACCGCGGTGGAGCTGAACGTGGCCCCGGCGGAGACGAAGCCGTACACGGCAGGCTGACGAAGTGCGTCCGCGGGTGACTCATCGGGTCCTCCGGCCGACCGTGCGGGCAGTCGTGGCGAGGGCCTGCCGGAGTCCGTCCGGCACGTCGAGGGCGGCGAGCAGCGACTGTGCGGTGGCGACCTCCTTCGCGATCAGCTGCTCCACGGCGTCCAACGCACCACAGCCACGGATCGCTTCGCGGATCCGCTCCGCCTGAGCCTCGTCCAGGTCACGGCGGCCGAACGCCTCGGCGGCTGCGGCCCAGTCCGGGTCCCGGCGGGCGTACGCGATCAGCGTGGTCGCCTTCCCCTCGCGTAGGTCACCGATCGCGCTCTTGCCGGTGGCCTCCTCGCTACCGAACACCCCGAGCACGTCATCGCGAAGCTGGAACGCGACGCCGAGGTGCCCGCCGACCCGGCCGAGACCGTCGAGCACGGCCGTGGCCGCACCGGCGAGCAGCGCGCCCGCCTGCAGCGGGGCCCCGAACGAGTAGGAGACCGTCTTGGTCTCGATGACGGCGAGCGCGTCCGTCTCGCCGGTCCTGCCACTCATGGCGGCCCACACATCCGCATGCTCGCCGGCCACCGTGCGGAACACGCATCCGTCGATCAGGTCGAGGAGGCGGCGCCGGATCCCGGCCCGTGCAGCCAGTCCGGCAACAATGAGATGCGCGCCGCTGATCAGGAGGTCTCCGGCGAGGATCGCGGCAGCCTGACCGTAGTCGGCGGCCCGGTCCGGGCCGGCCCCTTGGTCGATGGCAGCTATGACGGCGCGGCTCTGCACGTTCGGGCGACCGCGCCGGACCAGGTCATGATCGATGACGTCATCGTGGATCAGGAATGCGGTGTGCAGGAGTTCGAACGCTGCCGCCATTTCGACGGCGTCGGCTCGTTGGAGGGAGCGCGCACCCGGCGCGAGGTGGCCGTGGGCCAGCAGCAGCAACCTGGGGCGAAGGCGCTTGCCGCCGGCCCCGGTATCCCGGGCGGACTCCCACAGGCGCCGATAGTGCGCCCCGTACGAGGCCGCCCGTTCGATCTGCTGCACGAAGTAGTGGTCGAGGTAGGCGGCGACGGTGTGCTCATCGTCCTCAGCGATGCGTGTCACCGAAGCAGAGGTGGTCACATCGCACCGTCATGACAGCGTGCCGCGCCAGCCCGCTCGGTCCTGGAGAACATGACTCTCCTGTCTAAATACTTGCTTTAGTTATTTCCAGCTTAGCATGATTATCTCGTCGTCGGCTAGCATGTTGCCCGTGAAGAGAGCACGTGACGAGGTCGCGGCAGCCATGCACGACCCGCGCGTGGGGGATCCAGTCGGCGAACTTGTGGACCGCACCGGCTTGAGCGAGACAGATGTCGAGCAGGTGGTCCGGGTCATGAACGCACTTCGCGACTGGCATGAAGCAGCAGAACGGATGAGTGAGTCCTCACGCCGCTACATGCGACTGAACGAGACGGACATGCGCGCGCTCCGCTACCTGATCGCGGCTCACCATCAGAAGCGCCAAGTCACACCTGGCGCCATCACCGACTACCTCGGCATCTCGAGCGCGTCCACCACGAAGTTGCTCGACCGTCTGGAGAGGGGCGGACACGTGCGACGCGCGCCACACCCGACCGACCGGAGAGCCCTCACCGTCTCGGTCACGGAGTCGACCCGCAAGGATGCGCGCGAGAGCGTCGGCCGACAGCACGCTCGCCGCTTCACCGTCGCGGCCGAACTGAGCCCCTCCGATCGCGACGTCGTCATCGCCTTCCTCGAGTC
Coding sequences within:
- a CDS encoding ATP-grasp domain-containing protein; its protein translation is MTEPVVHVIHENPDWFAPFAAAFEADGVPYREWLLTGGALDLGEVPPPGVYWSRFSASAHTRDHGHSKEHTRAVLAWAEAAGRRVVNGRGVLEFEVSKVVQLASLRAAGIDTPLTRVVIGTDNLLAAATGFPTPFVTKHNQGGKGLGVRRYDAVADLAADLASGVYEEPVDGVTLLQEYVAPADGSITRVEIVGGEFVYAIRADTVHGGFQLCPADACALDPETGRPILPPGATLAPVPGQSLFSLREHVDPALVESYLAFTARHGIEIAGIEFLESADGRVLTYDVNTNTNYNAEIEAVAPRSGPGQIARYLGALLELERSTGSDVEALCAG
- a CDS encoding polyprenyl synthetase family protein, with protein sequence MTRIAEDDEHTVAAYLDHYFVQQIERAASYGAHYRRLWESARDTGAGGKRLRPRLLLLAHGHLAPGARSLQRADAVEMAAAFELLHTAFLIHDDVIDHDLVRRGRPNVQSRAVIAAIDQGAGPDRAADYGQAAAILAGDLLISGAHLIVAGLAARAGIRRRLLDLIDGCVFRTVAGEHADVWAAMSGRTGETDALAVIETKTVSYSFGAPLQAGALLAGAATAVLDGLGRVGGHLGVAFQLRDDVLGVFGSEEATGKSAIGDLREGKATTLIAYARRDPDWAAAAEAFGRRDLDEAQAERIREAIRGCGALDAVEQLIAKEVATAQSLLAALDVPDGLRQALATTARTVGRRTR
- a CDS encoding amidohydrolase is translated as MSAVTAPSQVPPPSRAYLDALAETTRRRTEAFVPLASPHPGAPSSAVESVRARLTQRSGAVLDLAHAVFGYAEEAFEEVRSVEAIAATLRAHGVTPEVGTHGLATSLRASLGPDDGPTIAILAEYDALPEIGHACGHHLIAAAATGAFLSLAGEDLPGRVLLLGTPAEEGNSGKELLAREGFFDGVDAAIMVHPFGYDVVDQPFLGRRQLVVRYRGVAAHASAQPYMGRNALDAVALNYQAVGLLRQHLPPSDRVHGVIREGGTRPSIVPETAVVEYYVRSAQAATLRDLSARLEDIANGIARATGTVAELTWDPKPFTLPLRTNSPLAARWAGHQAARGRTVLAGGVVPEELAASTDFGNVSVRIPSIHPMIAVSDPDVALHTREFATAAGSPAGDAAALDGADGLALTALDWLHDADLRAAVRADFEAAGGELDVPGYFD
- a CDS encoding MMPL family transporter, which translates into the protein MHEPPATAQPSRWLRILIPLLLVGAWLAAAAIGGPYFGRVDEVSTNDQTSFLPASADATEVQALLSEFAGSDAIPAFVVYTSETELTEDQLAQIQESTAALTDVSGVTDGISPPVPSTDGLAAQVFLTLDPDADIPVAVDEVRAELRANPPDGVQVHVTGPAGFTADLVDAFGGIDGILLMVALGAVFVILVIVYRSPFLPLVVLTTSLSALCAALLTVWWLAKAGIVLLSGQTQGILFILVIGAATDYALLYVARYRDALRGSPTAWGATKAALRGSFEPILASGGTVIAALLCLLLSDLNSNRSLGPVAAIGIAFALLAALTLLPALMLLTGRGVFWPRRPAYDPTIGDEDEVPTTGLWARLSSAIARRPNQIWIGTAVVLLIACAFVPQLKASGVASSDFVLTASDARDGQQALGEHFPGGSGSPALVVADADELESVATTILENPGVASLAAVSADSPSGTAQVSADGVQPLADGMPAPALTEVDGRVMLQATLTDPPDSDAAEDTVRELRASLGDDILIGGVTATAVDSNDASTRDRTLLIPLILAVIALILMVLLRAILAPVLLVATVVLSFGATMGVSALVFNHAFDFPGADPAVPLFGFVFLVALGIDYNIFLMSRVREESLVHGTRTGILRGLSLTGGVITSAGVVLAATFAALAVIPILFLAQLAFIVAFGVLLDTLVVRSLLVPALSYSIGRTIWWPSKLARSER
- a CDS encoding MarR family winged helix-turn-helix transcriptional regulator, translating into MLPVKRARDEVAAAMHDPRVGDPVGELVDRTGLSETDVEQVVRVMNALRDWHEAAERMSESSRRYMRLNETDMRALRYLIAAHHQKRQVTPGAITDYLGISSASTTKLLDRLERGGHVRRAPHPTDRRALTVSVTESTRKDARESVGRQHARRFTVAAELSPSDRDVVIAFLESLSATEVIDPDGPGD